A region of the Carettochelys insculpta isolate YL-2023 chromosome 11, ASM3395843v1, whole genome shotgun sequence genome:
CGATAGGACCCTGCAGAGAGTGTGAAAGCGCCAGAGTCTGCTGGGGAGTAGGCTGGTGTGGATTGCTcttaaaattatctccacccagTGCGATTGCATCATGtgactgctctgagctccaaagTTCCCTGGGGGAAGCTGAAGAGAACTGTTAGGTGGGAGGATTTTCAAGCCATGGCCCCCACGTCTCTGGCAGATTTCATCCTCCAGCCTCCAGTTTTCCACCCGGTGAGTAATCTCTATGAGATGTGCCCCGAGGCAGCCAGCGGGCAATGAAATAAAAGGTCAGATCCCGCAGGCTGCTGGCTTtgcccagagtcctgggcccCTGTAGCTCAATCACGCTCTTAGGTGGGTGGGTGTAACTCCAGAGCTAATGAAGAGAAAGGAtcgggggtagccgagttagtgtgtcttcaaaaacaacaagaagtcctgtggcaccttctagactaacgtattttggagcatgagcttcagCTGCAGGTCTTGGCCCACGGAAGCTTGTGCTGCGAAATAtccgttagcctataaggtgccacaggacttcttgttgcttttgaagagaaAGGAGTGGCTGCAGGCAGGTTTACAGGAGTGCATGTGAGCTCCTGCACTCCCATTGTTTGTGCTGTGGGAACAGGCAGGAGCCTCACCCAGGACCCCactgctgtgctaggtgctgtacaaacatggtgaaaaagcagcccctgccccaaagagctcccAGGCCAACTCCATTCTCTCCTCTCTTCACCTCCTGGGCTGGATTGTGGTTTGTTTTCCCTGTAGAGGCAAAAGGATCTCTGAATTTCTCAAACCATCGGGGGTCTGATttgagctcccccctcccccccaacacagctgcttgcccacaagGTGGGTGCATGACATTTGCTCAAAACAggtctgtggggttttttttatgggttttttgtttgtttgttttgttttgtttgttccccAACAGCTGGCAAAATGGGTGCTGCACATATCTGACAGCTGACCTCACTTCCTGGGAAGCTGCCTCCCTGTGTCTCTTTTGCAACAGGGACCATCTGACTTGATCTCAAGTCCAGGGGGAAATTTGACTTTTAAAGGGTTTACCCCAAACACTGCATGTGTGACTAGTTTCGCTGGAATCTCATTTTAACCtcgtgtgtgtttgtttgtttgtttgtttgtttcccggGAGGGGGCTAATCAGGTTATCCCCAAATTTTTCACCTGTCTCGCTGTTCTCTACACAGTCTTCTGACCCTTTCTGATCAGGCGAGACTCTGGAAAGTGCAGAGACTTCAGTTGAGACCATACCCCATTGCTGGTTTCCTTAAATCAAGCCAGTTCTTAGCTCAGGAAGTCGAGGTTGTGGTTTCAGTTGTGGCTCTGCTAATATCTGCCTTAGAAAAGTTGCAGgatttttgttatgttttgtttttgttttgttttgtttggtgtttAGCTCCTGAATCTAGTGCACCCCAAGCCCTTCCCAGAGCTTAGTGGGGTTTAGGTAAAACATTCTGGCTTCTGATTCATCTTGTCACCTGGCCTGTCACCAGTGATGTGAGAGGCTGGGGTGTGTTATTAGACATATATAATACTCGGGTGTGAACGATcagcccatccccacccctgcttttgtTCTGTATAGAATTTCCCGCTATTTACATAGCCCAGGAATTTCAGATAGCAGCGGTATCTGACATGCTGGAATTGAAGCATGCAAAGGGGAAGCCTCTTGTGCAGGTCACACCAGCAAAACTTGAGATGGAACTTGGATGTCTGAAACTCCAGCTAATCTGCGCCTATTCTAACCCCTCACTATACCCTGTTCCCCTTCCAAAGCTGGGCATAGAACCCAGGAGATCTACATTCacagcagcccttctccagccGCTCGCCTCCCCTTCCAATGCTGGGAACGGAGCATAGCAGGtttggctcccagccccaagtgAGTGCAAATGAGACCTTCCCCCGCTTGCATGCAGACTCTTTAGGTCCCATTCTTCTCCCAGTGCTAGAGTGAGAACCCACAAGTCCAATGTTACCAGCCAGCGCTTCCAGActcacccattcccagcactAACGGAGGTCCCTCTTCTCCACCCTGTGCCTATTTCAGGTGCTTCCATACATCACGACAATCTTCAGCGGTTTGACCCAAGGGAAGATGGTTCTGATGCAGGGCGTGGTCCTTGCAGAGGCTGAAAGGTAAAAGCTTTTGTTGTTGCCGCTCAGGTATCTCATTCTACGCCAACCCCTTTATTCCTGGCACCTGCACTCAGCCAAAAAAATCACCAGGGCAGTGGCTGTTGGGAGTTAATGTGCTAAACCCTTTGGCTTTACAGAGCTCAGATGAGCTGTGGGTAGAGTTTAGTTTAGTCCTGGAGAGTTCGGTTCCTTCCCATCCCTTACAACATGGATCAGGAATTCTCTCGTGTTGTGATGCCAATCAGTGGGGACAGGATCTTAGCTGCCTGGAGGCCTTTCTTGccacataagggctacgtctacactgacccctcctttttgaaagggcatgGTGATGAGCgagatatgaatatgcagcgcctcttaGCATAAGGGCGTcggcagcaattcgaaagtgcagctttctaaTCGCATGCAGCCTGTGTAGACGGGGagctttcaaaaggaactcccggtcttcaaaagcccctttttcctatttggttttaggattaaggggttttcgaaaggaccccgtctacctGCGCAGCGCACAGTTTGAAAGcgtcactttcgaattgccatggctgccattatgctaatgaggctctgcatattcatggcagcgccttattaccatcttctgacctcgctcgttaccatgccccgtttcaaaaagaaggggctagtgtcgACTTAGCCAGGGAGATGGAAATGTTCCTCTGGTATAAGGAAATAACTGACTGGTGTAAAGCCAGAGAAACAGTGGTGTACTTGGCACAGCACTGGACTGTGACTTGGGAGACCTGGGTTATACACCTACCTTGGCCATTCTACTACTCAGCTAGTATCTGCTTCCCAGGAGCCATGCGGGGAGTAGTTTGAATTAGAACAGCCTGGAGGCAGCTCTAACTTACTCCAGTGGATAATGTCAGCTTACAGCAGAGCTGAGCTTACTTCCACTTTGGAGATTTTGAAAAGCTGAAAACCCTCAATTTGGGTCCAATGGGGTTGCTTACTTGGACCCAAACCAAAACGTTCATCTTGTTTAACAGCTTTGAATTCAATAATAATAGAGGCAACTTCCAAACACACCAAGAAAAATCACTTGGAACTGAAAATATCAAAACAGCGTTTTAACTTTTTACTAGTTTTTCAAAATGAACAATTTTTGGCGAAACCTTCTAGTGTTGCCGAATCTGCATTTCTCCCACCaccaaaaattttttttcccGCCAAAAAGTTTCTCACAGGTGCAGTTTGAAGCTATCATAGAATGGGAAATCCCTGGACCCCAGGCAAGTCAGCCTCCAAGCAGTGTCTGGTGCCGggttagcaacctttctgaggctgagtgctgaaatttgaccttttgacatctgtGTACGGTCCGAGCGttgggtgatactttttaaagtcactgatagttctacttgcaacagctttaattaataaatcaattaagaTGCAGACCTTTGCCATTTCAAGCCatccccagccttttccagacagggacctaTTTTGACTATTCAGGAagccttggtgacccaaggcTATTCAAAAACCAGGGAGGAGGGGTCAGTGCTGTAACTACCTAATTTTGCGCCTTAGGCAAGAATATAAAGTTGTGCCCCctcgtgtttatatattcatgatagttatttcatagaaaaagggaaaatttattattattaataatcatcatcatcatcatgctaTGTTtgttatagttaattattattatactttatctgagttgtggtgggagaAAGACCCTTATCCCTGAAACGTTCCCACAGCTTAAAcctcacactcagaggctggagggagtcaCGCTCAAGGGTTGTGGGGAGATGCaagcaaaaaaaatgaaaactggcaCATCGGTTACTtagaacagaaggggggcaaaagggggcaagagagaagtgGGGgcaaaattacttactgcaggagtctgttaagtgacttgcctgggatGAGGACAAATATGAAAGGCgaagaagctgtctttgtaatgtgtaactGCTTCTCTATGGGTAGAGAgacctgctggatgtggcagcattaaggagctgcagatGGTTTCTTTAAGAGTCACACGCAGCTTGGACCGGCCGCTGGGGACCCTTAACAAATATAATCAGGACCCATGTTTGGGTGCGACCCATAGGTTGGGCATCCCTGATTGAGGTGTTAAtgggtagtattagctggtcttttgttaatccacaggcagcgtggCTATGAGCAAGCTTCTAGCTGCataggggctgagctcctgcctctggTGCCCCTGGTCCCGTCCCTCCTTGACTAGTGGTCAGAGGGCTCTGTGCTATTCTCTTCTTCCCAGGGAAGCCTAAAGAATGAGAGCCGCTCTGGAATGGCTCTGCTTCACGCGAGTGATGTGAGTGTGATATCCCGTTACTCTTATGCATTTGCTGAGGTACCTGGTAGGTTTTAAAGCTGAAATCTAGCAAATTAGATTTCCTGTTGTACTTGGGGGCCGCATTAGAATGGAAGCCCCCTTTGTGAGTCGAAGGAGTGGAAGCCACACACCTCAATGTGGTTCACCATCCTGCGTGCTGGCACCCAGACTGCTTCACAGAGAGAGAGTCCGTCGCCTCGACGGCCAGATGGCCTTTCGTTCAAGCGGTtggaggtgcctgcactaagctcctggGCAGTTTCAGGAGCATCAGCTGACTAATTCAGTGCTCGGTTCTTTCCAGATTAATTTTTGACTTGAATAGTATTTCTGAAGTGGGGACACTCGGTTATTCTAAACCAGGGGTGTgcgacctttccaaggcagagtgccaacagGTGACCTTTTGACTGCTGTGTACGGTccgaatgccagtgatactttttgaagtcactgatagtcctacttgcaGCTGCTGCATTCATAAATAAACAGCaacgctctgcatcttaattgagggggtggttggtagcGGTAGCTGGTCTCTTGCTAATCCacgggctttgagcaagcttctggctgcagggagggatgGAAACGAGCTCCTGCCttacatgctgatgaaaatccacTCACGTACCgttcttggcacccgtgctgggggttgctgagccctgctctaAACCAGTCAACTGCTTAGTAATTCACTCAGAACCCTGTCAGGATATAACCAATAGATCATTAATCAAGTGTAGATGACCAGCGTCCTAAGCATGTGCTGACCACACAATGGTGTTTTGTGTGCTCTTGTGACCAGACTGTGTGAAGCTCTCCACTCACACTGAGGAACAACGACAATCACCGAGACATCTTATTGCCTATACGTACGTTACCAATTCTTTAGTACCTAACGTGCTTCTCTTCCTTCTGGTGCCTCTCCAAGAGGCAGCAAAGCTTTGGAGTAGATCTaagagctgctcccaccagacaGCTGAACAGGCAGAGAGAAGCTGTCTACATCCTATTTGCTGGGCATATTTGTGTGTCGGTGCCTCACGCAGCTACCTTAGATCCCCCAAaccagggctcaggctccaggcATGGTAATATTCAGGGCTCCAGCAGTCAGCCTTGTCGATGCCTACAGCTGGGGTGGAACCTGGCGTCCACGTGGTGCCACCCACCTCCCTTCTGTCCTCCAGGTTCCAGGTGGATTTccagtgtggctgcagcctgaTGCCCCGGTCGGACATTGCTGTCCACTTCAACCCCCGCTTCCGCTCCCGCCCCCACGTCATCTGCAACACCCTGCAGGACGGGCGCTGGCTGGAGGAGACCaagttcccccagctgcccctgcagaagGGAGAGGCCTTCCAGCTGCTCTTCCTCTTCGGGCAGGAGGAAGTGCAGGTGAGTGGCGGGTGCTGTCCTAGCTTGTGTCCAGGCTTTGGGCCACTTTGGGGTTCCTGTGGGTGCCACGTGTCCCCATCCATGTCCACAAGCAGTTCCCATGGCTACAGGCCCTCCCATCTGGTAGGCTGGGGGTTCCCATGACTACGTGGCCGGCCTTTCtcctccgccccgccccaccacctGCCATGGGCTGGCAGTAGCAGCTCCGATGTGGCATCTGCAGTGGGTGGCTGTCCCTAATGGCAGTCAAGACACACAGAGGCTATGGGGTCCGGCTGACccctgttgccagccctgaagggcaGGTGTGCACCCAGTGCCTCTCCCCACCAGGAGCTGAAGTCCCCTGGGCCCTGTCCAATGTTGCCGAGTGAGCACTGATGCAAAGGAGGCCGCAGAGGAGCTGGAAGCCGGGGACAGTCCCCAGGGAGGAGCTCTGGTCCCAAGGTGCCAAGCTGGCTCCTCTGCATCTGCCCTGGTGCAGCAGGAAGGGCACGTGGACAGGACTGGCCTGCCACCAGCTCTTCCATGCTGCTGGAGGGCATTGAAGTGggggcagcccctcagcctgcCCATGCTGGCCCTGGCGGCCCCTGAATAGGGGAGATGTCGCAAGGTGGGCCTGGGTCTCTGCTGGCTGAGCCCAAGGTCTCACTGGCGTGAAGCCGGGGGGGCCGTCCTGTACTATGCACGTGACCAAGAGCAGCAACAACCCAGTAACttcgggggcgggggaaggaaaaAGGGCCAGAGGTTCGGTGTGTGTAAATAGACGGAGCTGGTGGCTGAGTTACACCCTCTGGAGCTCCCCCTACCCCTATGCCCTGGTGACCACGGTCACCCCGGCTGGCCGCTGAGATCAGGGAGCTCAACTCcttcctcccctttccccaggTGAGCGTGAACGGACAGCACTTCCTGCAGTACTGCTACCGCCTGCCCCTGGCCCGAGTGGACACGCTGAGCGTGTCTGGGGACATCACGGTGAAGAGCATCGCCTTCCTGGCCACCAACGTAATCCCCTGCTGGGGCAGACCAGTGGGGCGTGGTGGGGAGGGTTGGCGAGCAGGAGGAAGGTGCCCATGTACTGTCTGTTGAAGCCCTTGTGGGGCGGGCAGGAGGGCACCCACAGaagcatggggaggtgggggacacCTGGAGGCCCTGACATgaggagggtgggtgggagggagtctgTGAAGGTGGGAGGGTGACACCTATGGAGCTGGGAGGGGACTGGGAAAGCTCTGGTTGGCACATGGTGCTCGGCCAATACGGTGTCGAGTATGAGAGCCACTAGGGACAGTTGCTGGAGGGGTTGGCCTGAGGGACTCCAGTGGAGCAACCCCTGACTTACTCcagctggagatgggggctctgaTCTCTGATGCTCTCTCTTCCTCCCGCCTGGGCAGCCCTTTGACGCCAGCCGAGCGGAATACCCCGTTGCTCACGTGAGTCCAGCCAATGGGCCGGTGGATGTTTCCTTGTTGTGCTCCGTTTGTCGTTGGCACCAGCTCCAGAGCCACCCTCCTATGAGACACCTGGGCCTGTCTTTGCTTCCCTGAGACCCATGGGGCTTCACAGTGGGGCAGAATACCAGAGCGTGGGCTGTTCCAGCCACGCCCCTGGTCTATACAGCCatgtggcagcccagctggggccaacCCAATTGTAGGGTGGGGGGACTTAGTGTCTACCTGCAGCCTTATTGTGGTAGCACATAGGAGCCCCAGTTGCAGACCAGGAACCTGATGTGCAGGGAGCTGTACAAAGACATGGCAAAAACCCAGTCCCGCCCCCAAGCTTCCAGGCTGTGGTCTCTTGCATGGCAGCACTGAGAGGTCTGGGGAGGCCATGGCCCAAGAATAGAGGAATGACATCCCGTCCTGGGTCATGCAGTCTCCCATCTAGGGAGCTGTGCTGGGCCTGGAGCTGCTCTGAATGCAGCCTACACTGGGGCCTTCAGCTCTAAAGCCTTGCTGCAGCGATGCAAAAGCCTGTCTCAGGCAGCTGAGCTACAGACCATTCCTGAGCAGGGCCTTGCATGGGtgtctgggggctgggggggatctGTTCACCCCCTGCAGCGGGCACAGTTAAGGGAGGACTATGCACGTGGAACAGGCATGTCCACATACAACTGCACCTCTGCCGtcctaatttttctctctctccttccctccccttagCCCATGCAGCTAAACAGCTCCAAGCTGGTGAGTTCAGCCTGCGCCTGTGACCTCTAAACGGCAGGTTCCTGCACCTGTGAAGCAGTTGGGTTTGAGCCGGTGGGGGCGGTTGCAATTtgagggcaggctgcagctgctggcagaaactACGTGGAAAGGGATCAGGAGGCCAGACGGTCAGGAGTGGGAGGCCCCTGGGGCAACGGGGGCGAGTTCGGCAGCGCATGTCTGTGCTGTTGAGCTTCAACCACGGAGTGTTtgtatctggggggtgggggcagggaggctgctggcTTGTCCCAGGCCTGATtccatggggctggagtgacCCTCTAGATCCCAAGGGTCTGTGGTTCCTGTGATACACTCACGCTTCCCGCTGTCCCATGGGTTCATTTGCTACAAAGCCATTTCCAGACCCCACCTTGTTCCATAGGGTCTCGCTGGGGCTTGTAatggtgctccctgccccggctgaaAGGTGAACAATGGTGCTGAATTTTAATTTCCACAGGCTGTGCCCtactcccacccactcccccagggcctggcccccagaGACACGATTACAGTCAGAGGACTGGTTGGCCCTGTGCCTGACGGGTAAGTATCTATCCAGCCTGCTCTCTCCCTTGACCAGCATTTAGCACCCCCAGCTCCATGTGGCTCATTAGGGACCGTTGTGCACAGCCTGGCTGGTGCTATGCAGAGAACTCCACCCAGGGATTCCTCCAAGAGCCCTGGAAACTGAGGCTCAAGCAGAAATTGGTGTCTCAGGCAAGCCTGGCGCCTGTGAGAAAGGCACCTCTCCCTCTTGCTGAAGCAAAGTGGACCCCTTGGGTGGCATTTAGAACAAAGGTCTTCTACTGGCTGCAGCTCTTAGGAAAAAGTCGTCCTGCCCCAGGTGCCACAAGGACGTGCTTTCCGTAACGAGGGCATCTCACTCTCTCTGTGTGCGCTACACCTGCTCTGCAGCTTCAGCCTCAGCCTGAGGGAGGACCCATCCCACGTGCCCCTGAGACTCAGCGCCTGCTTCAGAGCCAGAGCCCTGGTGTGGAGCTCCTACCCGGACGAGGCCCCGGGCCGTGCAGGGAACCTAACAGACCACTTCCCCTTTCATCCCCAGCGCTACTTTGAGGTAACGCTCTCTctgcccagaaggagcagggcctggctgtcctGGGGGAAGCAAATGGGGCTCAGGCTGACCAAGGACATCACTGTGTACCTAGCAATGGGGCAGCACGGGGTGCAGTActccttgctgccactgggggttCTGTGGTTATAACCCCTGAGGGCTGCAATAGTGCCTGAGGGTCGAGCCCCTGGAGAAAGCAGCCACCCTGTTTGTCTCTGTGTGGGGAGGAAGCACAGAGCAAGGGTCTGTTACAGCTCAGAGTTCAGGGCTTCTGTGCATGTTCTCTGCAGCCCCATCacctgctgggggggaagctgctACCAGCATGCCCTGCGGGCTCATCAGTAAGGCTGGAAGCTGCTCCTCCcaagccctctgccctgaacatTGTCAGGAAGGATGGGATAAACCTGGAGCCCAGACCTTCAGGTAGAACCTGCCCCAGTTCCCTGCAACCCTCGTGCTGCCTCAGCTCTTCACAGGTGGACTGTGGAGCCCCGTCACCAgaatcccccagcccccaactcagcagggggctgcagctccaCCGAGCTGTGTAGAGGGGGGAGTGTGGGTGCGCCTGCCAGCCTGGAGGTGGCTGCGTCTTAGcaagccgggcggggcggggtggtGTGATACAACTGCTGCAGAAATACAGGCTCGCGGTCTCAGCTGGTGTAGTCCTGTTCCCACGGGCTCGGAGGGAGTGATGCTCATGGACGCTGGCTGGGGGCCTGGCCCACAACCCCATCACGCCCTCTGCCAAACCCCTCTCAATCCTCTTCTAGCTGCTGCTTGTCTGCGAGGAGGGGAGTTTCAAACTGGCCCTCAATGGGATCCCCCTGGGCCAGTACGACACACCATGGCTCTCCTGGGACCGAGTCACAGAGCTGCAGGTAGAGGGGGATATCACACTCTACGGTGTCCTCTCCTGACCCCTTCGCTGCCAGCAAGCTTGTGGCCTCTGCTCAGACTCCGTGGAGTGGGCCCTGGATGCTCGACAGAACTATCGCAGTGGGTGGGGGACCCGTCCTAGGGAGGGAATCCAGTCTCCCTTCTGGCTGATTCTCCATTCCCCTGAATCCCCCTGGACTAGGCTGGCTGGAAGAGATTTACAGTGAATGTTAGGAGTGGGCCTCACTTTTTGCCCAGGGCGGCAGaagcaggtgtgtgtggggcagtgcTAGAGGCATCCCCCAGTGCCGCCTTTGCCCAGAGCGACAAGTCCCAGCATTGGGCATGCACCCAGAGGCTCCAGTGGGGTGATCTGGTTCTCTCCAGCTGCCATGCAGCTTGCGCTAATGGGCCTGGCTATGTCCCCAGGCCCCTGGTCTCTCTTGCCACGTACCTTCGTTCGGCAAGTCCGCTTTGTTTTGGCATTTTAATGTAATAAAATCCCTTTTTCTGCAATGGTGTGACATGGCTGAGCCACcggcagtgcggggggggggggtgcagagggctggaggaggggtgggatgcTGGCCCCCACAAGACACTGACCTCCTCTGTGCTTTTAGCCTCTtggcctgtttcccagctcccaagcCTACAGGTTTAAGATGCTTCTGTCCTTTTCTGACCCGCACTGAGAGACCTGGTGGCTCTCTGTGGCCCCCTGGGGCCTGAGGCAAGCAGAGACCAGCCAGAGTGAAAGACGTActgaccccatccctgccccaccaccttaAAGGTGTAACCAGCACCCCCTCAGTGTGGTggtctggcttctgctgctgatgGCTCTGCCCCACCAGGCTGACAAACCTGTTCCAGCCTCAGCTGACTCTTGTGTTTTATTGCTCAAGTCACAGAGGCGCCTGCTTGGAGGTAGAGATCTCGGGTTTGGTGCTGAAGTAACTCAGGCGCAGCCTGTGGAGAGCGGGTCAGAAAACCAGTTTCTGCATCCTGCAAAAAATCATCCTGAGTTGGGATAAAGCCAAAACTACCAGATATTTTATAAATCTCGTGCTGTAGGTTTGGGGGTTACTGTTTGTTTGGGGAGCGGGGGGTGTACTTTATCCACGGAAACattttgtttctatctttgtttCCACTGTTTTCCACCTAgggatgactttttttttccttcaggaaaTTTGTGAAACGGAAAACCTAAAATGTGGTTTTGAAGATGGAacctctttcttttttaaaaacagcagttTAATCAAAATCCGGACCATTTGCTAAGAGTTTGTTTGCTCAGAATGGCATTTTCTCAGGGGACACAATGAAAACTCTGACCAGTCCTCATCTAGCTAAACCAGCAGCTGTTCTCGGGCAATTGGTTTCCTGCAACAGGGGCAGTGAGGCTATGAGGTAGCAGGGGATGTGGGTTTCAGTGTattctttcccccccaccccccggcaagCACAGAGGCTTTGTACACAGAGCTGATCGCTCTGATTAGCACTGGTTGGGTTTCTTTGTAAGTGGTAGTGTTACAAATCCCCAGGCTTCCCCATGAATGTTGCATGAGGTTAACCTAGAGCCAAATGCTGAACATCTGCTCTTTAGAAACTGGCTGGCTCAAGCCCTTGTAAGCAAGGGGGAAGTAGGGCATGGGTGGGTCTGGTTCCCCACTTATCtgccagctgtgcctggaaaccTCTGTGAATATTACAAACCTTCCTCCATCAGCTACCGTGATATGCCAGAGCTGTGTCCAGTTCAGAAATCAGGCTCTTTAGTTACTAATCTACAAAAGGGGAAGGATTTTGAGGAAATAAATAAACACAGATGAGAAATAAGCTGCTTCCCTgcttcttctgaagcagctgcaCCTGGCAGCTTTTGGAAACGGAGGTGGGGCTAGAGGGTCCCCACAGTCTGAGCTGCTGTGACAGACAGCCCAGGGCCTGTAGGAAGCCAACGTGTGCCAGAGTAGAATAAAACAGGGTCTTGGTGGAATCAAGGGGAGGGTGGTGTTGGCAGTCCAGGTGCCTGCGCCTGCCGAGGTGGCCATGTTTTACAAGTGTAACCCACGCAccgatggctatgtctacacgagaagcattgacagggaaatctcaacagaacctctgttgacagattgttatgcctctaATTTTTGAGGGATGATACCGTC
Encoded here:
- the LGALS12 gene encoding galectin-12 isoform X2, whose translation is MAPTSLADFILQPPVFHPVLPYITTIFSGLTQGKMVLMQGVVLAEAERFQVDFQCGCSLMPRSDIAVHFNPRFRSRPHVICNTLQDGRWLEETKFPQLPLQKGEAFQLLFLFGQEEVQVSVNGQHFLQYCYRLPLARVDTLSVSGDITVKSIAFLATNPFDASRAEYPVAHPMQLNSSKLAVPYSHPLPQGLAPRDTITVRGLVGPVPDGFSLSLREDPSHVPLRLSACFRARALVWSSYPDEAPGRAGNLTDHFPFHPQRYFELLLVCEEGSFKLALNGIPLGQYDTPWLSWDRVTELQEICETENLKCGFEDGTSFFFKNSSLIKIRTIC
- the LGALS12 gene encoding galectin-12 isoform X4, which produces MAPTSLADFILQPPVFHPVLPYITTIFSGLTQGKMVLMQGVVLAEAERFQVDFQCGCSLMPRSDIAVHFNPRFRSRPHVICNTLQDGRWLEETKFPQLPLQKGEAFQLLFLFGQEEVQVSVNGQHFLQYCYRLPLARVDTLSVSGDITVKSIAFLATNPFDASRAEYPVAHPMQLNSSKLAVPYSHPLPQGLAPRDTITVRGLVGPVPDGFSLSLREDPSHVPLRLSACFRARALVWSSYPDEAPGRAGNLTDHFPFHPQRYFELLLVCEEGSFKLALNGIPLGQYDTPWLSWDRVTELQENQSAPAGPERKTA
- the LGALS12 gene encoding galectin-12 isoform X3 — its product is MAPTSLADFILQPPVFHPVLPYITTIFSGLTQGKMVLMQGVVLAEAERFQVDFQCGCSLMPRSDIAVHFNPRFRSRPHVICNTLQDGRWLEETKFPQLPLQKGEAFQLLFLFGQEEVQVSVNGQHFLQYCYRLPLARVDTLSVSGDITVKSIAFLATNPFDASRAEYPVAHPMQLNSSKLAVPYSHPLPQGLAPRDTITVRGLVGPVPDGFSLSLREDPSHVPLRLSACFRARALVWSSYPDEAPGRAGNLTDHFPFHPQRYFELLLVCEEGSFKLALNGIPLGQYDTPWLSWDRVTELQACLQALSLAQDLMQLIWAPP
- the LGALS12 gene encoding galectin-12 isoform X1, giving the protein MAPTSLADFILQPPVFHPVLPYITTIFSGLTQGKMVLMQGVVLAEAERFQVDFQCGCSLMPRSDIAVHFNPRFRSRPHVICNTLQDGRWLEETKFPQLPLQKGEAFQLLFLFGQEEVQVSVNGQHFLQYCYRLPLARVDTLSVSGDITVKSIAFLATNPFDASRAEYPVAHPMQLNSSKLAVPYSHPLPQGLAPRDTITVRGLVGPVPDGFSLSLREDPSHVPLRLSACFRARALVWSSYPDEAPGRAGNLTDHFPFHPQRYFELLLVCEEGSFKLALNGIPLGQYDTPWLSWDRVTELQLLHDQPDILVLAPAAVLQLLCLSQQRLHGLHH